The region AGCACCAGCTCGAGCAGGTCGTCGACGACTTCTGGGAGCGCAAGTACGACGTGCTCGTCTCGACCACCATCATCGAGACGGGCCTCGACATCTCGAACGCCAACACGATCATCATCGACCGGGCCGACAAGTACGGGCTCTCGCAGCTGCACCAGCTGCGCGGACGCGTCGGTCGAGGTCGCGAGCGCGCGTACGCGTACTTCCTCTACGACGACATGAAGCCGCTGAGCGAGACCGCCGCCGACCGCCTCCAGACCATCGCCGTGAACAACGACCTCGGCTCGGGCATGCAGGTCGCGCTGAAAGATCTCGAGCTGCGCGGAGCAGGCAATCTGCTCGGGGCGGAGCAGGCGGGGCACATCGCGGGCGTCGGCTTCGACCTGTACCTGCGCATGATCGGCGAGGCCGTGGCCACGTTCCGCGGTGAAGACACCAGCACCGAGGTCGAGCTGCGACTCGAGCTGCCGGTGGATGCCCGCATTCCCGAGCACTACATCGACAGCGAACGTCTGCGCCTCGAGGCGTATCAGAAGCTGTCGTCGGCGGCCACGGCATCCGCAGCCGACGACGCGATCGATCTCGTCGTCGAAGAGCTCGTCGATCGCTACGGTGCCTTCCCCGACGAGGTGACCACGCTGGTGAAGGTGGCACGTCTGCGTCGCCGGGCGGCGCGGGCCGGCCTCTCAGACGTCGTCGCCATGGGGTCGAACCTGCGCATCGCGCCGGCTCGCTTCGAGGATTCGATGAAGGTGCGCCTGCAACGGCTGTACCCGAAGGCGAAGCTCGTCGGCGGGGGAGAGGCGCTGGTCGTGCCGATGCCCGTCGACTCCGATCTGATCGAGTGGGTCGGCCAGCTGTTCACCGCGATGTTCCCCGAGCCCGTGAAGGCGGAGGCCGTCGACGTCTGATCGGGGCTGACTGGTTCTCGACCTGCCCGCCGTGCTCTCAGCGCCAGAGCCAGCGCAGCGGTTTCGGCGCTCCGACGGCCCACTCGGCGCGAAGCAATTTCTACGGCCGGTAGAATTGATGATGTGAGTGCTGACCAGAACGACCCGTGGGTGCTCGAGGCATCGCGTCCGCATGCGCCGGCGCGTCGCCCCGACCTCTCCCAGATTCCCAGGTCCGCCCTCTACGGCCTCGGCGTCCTTGCCGCCGCGCGGGCCCTGGGGCTCGTGCTCATCGCCGAAGCCGTCGCCAGGGGGATCGCCGGCCTCGCAGCATCCGGCGGGGCAGCATCCGGCCTCACGCCCGACGCCACCCGAGCGATCCTCATTCTCGGGGTGGCGGGCGCGCTTCTGCGCGCCGGGGCGGAATGGGCCAGCTCCGTCGTCTCCCGCCGCGTCGCGACCCGGGTCAAGCACCGCCTGCGGCGCCGGTTGTGGCAGCGCATCGCCGACGGCGATCCCGCGGGTGGCGGCACCGCCGTACTCGCCGCCGACGGCCTCGACGACCTCGACGACTACTTCATCCAGTCCCTGCCCGCACTGATCGCGGCGGCCATCGTGCCCCTTCTGGTCGGCGCCCGGATCCTCGGGGCCGACTGGCTCAGTGCCCTCATCATCGTGGTCACGGTTCCGCTGGTGCCGCTGTTCATGATCCTCATCGGCAAGCACACCCAGCAGCGCACCGACGCGGCGCTCACCGCGCTCACCCGCCTCGCCGACCACCTCACCGAGCTGGCGCGCGGGCTGCCCGTGCTGGTGGGCCTGGGCAGGGTCGAGGAGCAGACCCGCGCGCTCGACGGCATTCAGCGACGGTACCGAGAGCGCACGGAAGAGACGCTGCGCTGGGCGTTCCTCTCGGCGCTCGCCCTCGAGCTGATCGCCACGATCTCGGTCGCGGTGGTCGCGGTCTTCCTCGGGCTGCGCCTGCTCAACGGCACCATGGCGCTGGAGCCCGCCCTCATCGCGCTCATCCTCGCGCCCGAGTGCTTCACCGCGCTGCGCGATGTCGGCACCGCATTCCACGCCTCGCAAGACGGCCTGTCGGCGCTGGAGCGCGCCAAAGCGCTGCTGACGAGAGCCTCGCGTCGCGACGTGCGAACTCCTGCCGCTCGGGTTCGACTCGACGGACTGGCCGTCACCTACCCGGGCCGACGTGCGCCTGCTCTGCGCGCGGTGACCGCCGACCTCTCCGGGATCACCGCCGTCACCGGACCCAGTGGCGCGGGCAAGTCGACACTGCTCGGCGCCCTCGCCGGAGTGCTCCCCGCCGATGCCGAGATCGCCGGCGCGGTTCGCGGCGTGGACCCGGATGCCGTCGCCTGGGCTCCGCAGGCTCCGCGAGCGTTCGCGGCGACGCCGCGGGAGGAGCTCGCGCTGTACGGCGCCGGTCCCGACGCGCTCGATGAGCTCGGCCTCGGCCGCCTCGCGGATGCGGCGGTAGCCGAGCTGAGTCCTGGGGAGCTGCGCCGGCTCGCCGTCGCGCGCGCCCTGGCGCGGGTGGATGCGGGCGCCCGCCTTCTCGTACTCGACGAGCCGACCGCGCACCTCGACTCCGTCGCCGCCGCACTGGTGCGCGATGCCGTGCAGCGTCGCGCAGACAGGTGCGTCGTCGTGCTCGCCAGCCACGAGCCCGAGACGCTCGCTCTCGCCGACCATTCGATCCCCGTCGCCTCGTCGGATGATGACATCCGCGTCGACGAAGAGCCGTCAAGCATTCAGGACGATCCCACTTCTGAAGGACCCTCCGAGCTCGGGCATCCTTCAGAATCGCCATCCTCCTTCAGAAGTGAGCAGGCCCCGGCCGCCCGCACGCTCACGCTCGCCTCGCTGCTCCGTCCGCACGGATGGCTCTGGGCGGGGTCGATGGTGCTGTCTGCGCTCGCCGCGGGGCTCGCGGTCGCACTGACGGCGGTATCGGGGTGGCTGATCGTGCGGGCCAGTGTCGAGGAGTACATCATGTACCTGCTCGTCGCGATCGTCGGTGTGCGGGCGTTCGGCATCGGCCGCGCTGTCGGGCGATACGCCGACCGCCTGGTCACGCACCGTGCGACCTTCCTCGTGACCGACGCTCTGCGCCTCAGGCTGTGGCGGGCGATCGCTGCCCGAGGCGCCGGTTCCCGTCGGCTGCTCGAGGGCGGCGCCCCGCTCGATTACCTCGTGACCCTGGTCGACGATCTGCGTGATCAGCTGCCTCGGGTCGTCCCGCCGATCGGCGGGGGCCTGCTTGTGGTCGCCGGCACGATCGTCACGGCCGCGTTCGTCACGCCGCATCTCACGGTCTTCGTCGCCGCGGTGCTCATCGGTGCTGTCGCCGTCGCGTCGGCTCTCGCGGTCCTGAGCGAGCGCGATGCCTCGGCTGCCCGTGTCGACGCACGCTCGGCGATTGTGCGTCAGACGGCCTCACTCGCATCCGCCGCCGCCGATCTGCGCGGCAACGGGGTGACCGACGGTGCCCTCCGGCAGCTCGACGCGCACGGCCGGCGCCTCGCGATCGCTGAGCGACGATCCGCATGGTCAGCCGGGCTCGGCGCCGCAGTCATCACCGTCGCCACCACGATGCTCGCCGTCCTCGTGCCGGTGCTGTCGCCGGGTCTGCCAGCCGAGTCCGCATCGGTCGTCGCACTGCTCTCGCTCGCCCTGCTCGAGCCCCTCGCTGCGCTCGTGGCGGCCGTGTACCGCGCACCTGCTCTGCGCGCGCTTCTGGGCCGTCTCGACGCCGTGCTCCGCCCCGTCCCGGCGCCGGAGTGGGGTGCGTCGAACCCGGATGCCATCACGCGGCTCGCCCTGGATGAGGTGACGATCCGGTATCCGGGAGCGGCCGCTCCGGCGGTCGAGAACGTGACCGCCGAGGTGCACCGCGGCGGCTGGCTGGTGCTCGACGGACCGTCCGGCTCCGGCAAATCCACGCTGCTCTCGGCGATCATGGGCGCTCTGCCTGTGGCATCGGGAGCGATTCTCGCCGACCGGCAGCCGATCACCGGTTTCGCGGAGCGTGCGTGGCGTGACCGCGTCGCCTGGTGCCCTCAGGATGCGTACGTCTTCGACTCCACGCTGCGCGGCAACCTGCTGCTCGCCCGTGAGCGCGATGACGTGCCGGACGACGCGGCTCTGCGCGAGGTGCTCGCCCAGGCGGGTCTCGCAGAGCTTCTCGGAGCCCTGGACGGCGACCTCGATGCACCGGTCGGGCCGGGCGGCTCGGCGCTCTCGGGCGGCGAGCGTCAGAGGCTCGCCGTCGCGAGGGCGCTGCTGACCCGCGCCGAGCTGATCCTGCTCGATGAGCCCACCGCGCACCTCGACAGACCCACGGCGGCGGCGATGATGTGCGACGTGCGCGCGGCGATGGCCGACCGGATCGTCGTGCTCGTCTCGCACCGCTCCGCCGACCGAGGTGACGGCGACGCCGTCGTCCGACTGGGCGGTCAGGTCGCGCCGGTGGCGGACTGACCGCGAGGCGCGCTCACCGAGAACAGGAGAACACACGAACGCAGGCCGATCTCAGCCGAATTCTCCTGTTCTCGGGAATCCTCCTGTTCTCGGGTGGGCGCGCTGCCGCGACCCGGGAGATCGCGTGTGCGCGTGTGCGCGTGTGCGCGGGTGCTCGCGACCTCGGGCGCTCGCTCGCTCCCGTGCGGCTGCGGCGGCTGCGGCGGCTGCGGCGGCGGGCAGGCTGTGCGCAGAGCGCTCAGCCGGCGAGCCTGCGGAACCGGTCGCTCACGCGCATCGACCCTGAGACGGGCTGATCCGCGCCGGGAACGCCGCTCGCGCCGACCTGAAGGATCGCGCGAGCCAGCACCTCGTCGCGCACCTCGCGGCGCGCGTGATCGTCGGCGAGCATCTCGACCAGAGCCGCGACCTCGACCTCGGCCCGTGCGGCCGTCGGGAACCAGGGGAGCGCTGAGCGCCATGCGCGGAAGGCCAGCAGCAGCAGGTCGTGACGCTGCTCGACGTGCGCACGTTCGTGGGCGATGACGGCGACGAGCTCGTCGGCATCGAGACGGTCGAGCAGTCCCTGCGACAGCACCGTCACCGATCGCGGTCCGTTGGGCAGGCAGTAGGCCATCGGCACTGCGTCGTCGATCACGCGCGTGCGCGCGCGGGTGGGGTGCGGCGAGGTGAGCATCTCGAGCAGCGCGAGATGACGGTGTCGCTGCCTGGTCACCTGCACGATCGTCACGCCGAGGTGCGTGAGCAGGTAGATGGTGAACAGCACGGCGGGGATGGGCGCGAGCCACGGATGCCCTGGCAGGGCCGCATATCCGGCCAGGCCGAGCGCGCCGATCATCGACAGCCCGCCCGCGAGGCCGATCGCCTGCCACAGCAGCAGCGCCATCACGGGCGCGCGCATCGGCCATGATGCGCGCGAGAGCGCGACCGGTACGGGCCAGGCGAGTGCGATCGCGATGAGCCCGAACACGACCGCGCCGACGATGACGACCCCGTGCGGGATCACCAGCGCGCCGCTCTGCGCGGCGTCGGTCGCGGCCGTCAGCATGGCGGTCAGCCCGAGCGGCCCAGCAGCTGGCGCAGCACGGCGGCGTCTTCAGCGGACACGCCGCCGACGAAGCGCTCGAGCACCGCGGTGCGGTCGCCGGCGTCGCCGAGCACCGAGTGCAT is a window of Microbacterium esteraromaticum DNA encoding:
- the cydC gene encoding thiol reductant ABC exporter subunit CydC, whose product is MSADQNDPWVLEASRPHAPARRPDLSQIPRSALYGLGVLAAARALGLVLIAEAVARGIAGLAASGGAASGLTPDATRAILILGVAGALLRAGAEWASSVVSRRVATRVKHRLRRRLWQRIADGDPAGGGTAVLAADGLDDLDDYFIQSLPALIAAAIVPLLVGARILGADWLSALIIVVTVPLVPLFMILIGKHTQQRTDAALTALTRLADHLTELARGLPVLVGLGRVEEQTRALDGIQRRYRERTEETLRWAFLSALALELIATISVAVVAVFLGLRLLNGTMALEPALIALILAPECFTALRDVGTAFHASQDGLSALERAKALLTRASRRDVRTPAARVRLDGLAVTYPGRRAPALRAVTADLSGITAVTGPSGAGKSTLLGALAGVLPADAEIAGAVRGVDPDAVAWAPQAPRAFAATPREELALYGAGPDALDELGLGRLADAAVAELSPGELRRLAVARALARVDAGARLLVLDEPTAHLDSVAAALVRDAVQRRADRCVVVLASHEPETLALADHSIPVASSDDDIRVDEEPSSIQDDPTSEGPSELGHPSESPSSFRSEQAPAARTLTLASLLRPHGWLWAGSMVLSALAAGLAVALTAVSGWLIVRASVEEYIMYLLVAIVGVRAFGIGRAVGRYADRLVTHRATFLVTDALRLRLWRAIAARGAGSRRLLEGGAPLDYLVTLVDDLRDQLPRVVPPIGGGLLVVAGTIVTAAFVTPHLTVFVAAVLIGAVAVASALAVLSERDASAARVDARSAIVRQTASLASAAADLRGNGVTDGALRQLDAHGRRLAIAERRSAWSAGLGAAVITVATTMLAVLVPVLSPGLPAESASVVALLSLALLEPLAALVAAVYRAPALRALLGRLDAVLRPVPAPEWGASNPDAITRLALDEVTIRYPGAAAPAVENVTAEVHRGGWLVLDGPSGSGKSTLLSAIMGALPVASGAILADRQPITGFAERAWRDRVAWCPQDAYVFDSTLRGNLLLARERDDVPDDAALREVLAQAGLAELLGALDGDLDAPVGPGGSALSGGERQRLAVARALLTRAELILLDEPTAHLDRPTAAAMMCDVRAAMADRIVVLVSHRSADRGDGDAVVRLGGQVAPVAD
- a CDS encoding M56 family metallopeptidase; translation: MLTAATDAAQSGALVIPHGVVIVGAVVFGLIAIALAWPVPVALSRASWPMRAPVMALLLWQAIGLAGGLSMIGALGLAGYAALPGHPWLAPIPAVLFTIYLLTHLGVTIVQVTRQRHRHLALLEMLTSPHPTRARTRVIDDAVPMAYCLPNGPRSVTVLSQGLLDRLDADELVAVIAHERAHVEQRHDLLLLAFRAWRSALPWFPTAARAEVEVAALVEMLADDHARREVRDEVLARAILQVGASGVPGADQPVSGSMRVSDRFRRLAG